A genome region from Halomarina litorea includes the following:
- a CDS encoding ArsR/SmtB family transcription factor, with the protein MSLLPSTDDVTAEQEGDIRVLGVDEDETANVFEALSSETARRILTAIYDDPAPPSELATRLDLSLQNVSYHLDNLEEAGVVRVADTRYSEKGKEMNVYAPADDPVVVFVGTTERKTGLLDLLKRLVGATGLLFLVSAFLFVFQAFGQPGGAGDTPTILELLSFPGLEFLLGGLFVLGLVVLWWARNR; encoded by the coding sequence ATGTCTCTGTTGCCCTCCACTGACGACGTGACTGCCGAGCAAGAGGGCGACATACGAGTTCTCGGTGTGGATGAAGATGAGACAGCAAACGTGTTTGAGGCCCTTTCGTCGGAAACGGCGCGGCGTATCCTGACTGCAATTTACGACGATCCGGCACCTCCATCTGAACTTGCTACCCGACTCGATCTGTCCCTGCAGAACGTCTCCTACCACCTCGACAATCTCGAAGAGGCAGGCGTGGTCCGTGTGGCTGATACCCGGTACTCAGAGAAGGGCAAAGAGATGAACGTGTATGCACCCGCAGACGACCCCGTCGTCGTCTTCGTCGGCACCACGGAACGTAAAACGGGACTCCTCGACCTACTGAAGCGGCTCGTCGGCGCGACGGGGCTTCTGTTCCTCGTCTCTGCTTTCCTGTTTGTCTTTCAGGCATTTGGACAGCCAGGTGGTGCAGGTGATACGCCGACGATTCTGGAACTCCTCTCCTTCCCGGGACTGGAGTTCCTCCTCGGGGGACTGTTCGTCCTTGGACTGGTCGTCCTGTGGTGGGCCCGGAACAGGTAG
- a CDS encoding ArsR/SmtB family transcription factor, which produces MSLLPYSDTDVDARQKGEIQVLGMDDEETNEVLSAISSTTARKILTEVYTEPATPSEIADRTGGSVQNVSYHLTKLEDAGAIEVADTRYSEKGQEMRIYGPSDEPIVLFVGTEERQAGLLSRLKQLVSAVGVVIATSFAIGIVVDDSMLFGIQMNASAGQVTGFPLAIGFLIGGLFSLLLVGLWIGWNWYSNRENAQNSI; this is translated from the coding sequence ATGTCTCTTCTACCATACTCTGACACAGACGTTGACGCTCGCCAGAAAGGAGAGATTCAGGTCCTTGGGATGGACGATGAGGAAACGAACGAGGTCTTGAGCGCGATCTCGTCCACGACTGCCCGTAAAATCCTCACTGAGGTGTACACCGAACCAGCGACACCCTCAGAGATCGCAGATCGGACTGGCGGTTCGGTGCAGAACGTCTCGTATCATCTCACGAAGCTCGAAGACGCAGGAGCGATCGAAGTCGCTGATACTAGATATTCGGAGAAGGGTCAAGAGATGCGGATCTATGGACCTTCAGACGAGCCGATTGTCCTGTTTGTCGGAACCGAGGAACGTCAAGCTGGACTCCTGTCACGGCTGAAGCAACTCGTCTCCGCTGTTGGAGTTGTGATTGCGACAAGCTTCGCCATCGGCATCGTCGTTGATGATTCAATGCTATTCGGAATCCAGATGAACGCATCGGCTGGACAAGTAACCGGCTTCCCGCTGGCGATTGGTTTCCTTATCGGCGGCCTGTTCAGTCTTCTTCTGGTGGGTCTATGGATCGGGTGGAACTGGTACTCGAACAGAGAGAACGCTCAAAATTCGATATGA
- a CDS encoding outer membrane protein assembly factor BamB family protein: protein MVPLTRRQLLHQTVAAGSLLSLTGCTAPNVPGLSGGESVPKPFTNDAYTASYTTSGRWLMEGHDGGRTGHAASTVPHGDVDVAWLRRPGNDPHGATAPVVGPERVYLAYVESPDDAEHSVVYLAGFDAESGEQQLDVQLETGRAVGLALADDTLLAVTRGPDYEQAALTALARDDGSIQWTETIPDVTGSPAVVDRTCYLATRDEDNAVYAYTLDGTQQWRTPIDGECYTAICADHDGVYVGLTDGRIAALDATTSERQWSKQIATPDECCPDIQGTPTVAEGRLYVPGIAEELVAADTADGTVLWRTTVVDEDYGNAIPSPAVTGDTAYVNTYHGGLVAIDISDGAIRWRSAESGDNQPPAAGDGGVVVPRNDSVVAYETSDSQAWNLEITVPDIGMAGYIMDTEVTLAHGMCYVGIADGRIYAIGASE, encoded by the coding sequence ATGGTCCCGCTGACGCGTCGCCAGCTCCTCCACCAGACTGTAGCTGCCGGGAGTCTACTGAGTTTAACCGGATGTACCGCCCCGAACGTCCCCGGCCTCTCAGGTGGGGAGTCGGTGCCGAAGCCGTTCACGAACGACGCGTACACCGCGAGCTACACGACGTCTGGTCGCTGGCTGATGGAAGGACACGATGGCGGCCGAACCGGCCACGCGGCCTCCACAGTCCCACACGGCGACGTCGACGTCGCTTGGCTTCGGCGGCCGGGGAACGACCCACATGGCGCAACGGCCCCGGTCGTCGGCCCGGAGCGTGTCTACCTCGCCTATGTCGAGTCACCGGATGACGCTGAGCATTCGGTCGTCTACCTTGCAGGGTTCGATGCTGAATCCGGCGAGCAGCAACTAGATGTGCAACTTGAAACGGGCCGTGCAGTCGGACTCGCACTCGCGGACGACACACTCCTGGCCGTCACGCGTGGTCCGGACTACGAGCAGGCGGCCTTGACTGCCCTCGCCCGCGACGACGGGTCGATCCAGTGGACGGAGACGATTCCGGACGTGACTGGCTCGCCAGCAGTCGTGGACAGAACCTGTTACTTGGCGACGCGAGACGAGGACAACGCGGTGTACGCCTACACGCTGGATGGCACCCAACAGTGGCGCACACCTATCGACGGGGAGTGCTACACAGCGATCTGTGCGGACCACGACGGCGTCTACGTCGGATTAACTGACGGACGTATTGCAGCACTTGATGCGACGACCAGTGAGAGACAGTGGAGCAAACAGATCGCCACACCTGACGAGTGTTGTCCGGATATTCAGGGCACACCGACGGTCGCCGAGGGCCGTCTGTACGTCCCGGGCATTGCCGAGGAACTCGTCGCCGCCGATACCGCTGATGGAACCGTACTGTGGCGGACAACCGTCGTCGACGAGGACTACGGGAACGCGATACCCTCACCAGCGGTCACAGGAGATACTGCGTACGTGAATACGTATCACGGAGGGCTCGTTGCAATCGATATCTCGGACGGGGCGATTCGCTGGCGGTCGGCCGAGAGTGGGGACAACCAACCCCCTGCCGCCGGTGACGGTGGCGTGGTCGTGCCGCGGAACGACTCCGTCGTTGCCTACGAGACGAGTGACAGCCAAGCGTGGAACCTCGAGATCACAGTCCCCGACATCGGGATGGCGGGCTACATCATGGATACTGAAGTCACACTGGCACACGGAATGTGCTACGTCGGAATCGCTGATGGACGGATCTACGCGATTGGTGCCAGCGAGTGA
- a CDS encoding DNA-binding protein, whose translation MSSKNVTTDVVSVDEQAFEKADEAAVDEDGFEVVDETPEFQATVQMEVQAKVDANHPDGMVDTSDERIYGATLEQEERIQGREAELERISAQAELGTQDGREKRTRDIAAKRSADRRAAFQKRAASVSPMADPERGDPRAELTQEQLAAVNKQSMRLAEKLDGWSRAAIGRRLGEAVVGGKDLMSAVVGVFEELQTAPGQVVPIGKLEDVDRKEVSIEGTVTVLWEPSSAAISQVGLIEDDSGKTKFTSWKASDAPWIEEGERVRIHGAAKNWYNGRVSVAVTGWSTLHFPERGRWWE comes from the coding sequence ATGTCAAGTAAGAACGTTACCACTGATGTAGTTTCGGTCGATGAACAGGCATTCGAAAAGGCGGACGAAGCAGCGGTCGACGAAGACGGCTTCGAGGTCGTCGATGAGACGCCGGAGTTCCAGGCAACGGTGCAGATGGAGGTGCAGGCAAAGGTCGATGCGAACCACCCGGACGGAATGGTCGACACCAGTGACGAGCGGATCTATGGGGCGACCCTCGAACAGGAAGAGCGCATTCAAGGGCGGGAAGCAGAGCTGGAGCGTATCAGTGCCCAGGCAGAGCTGGGGACGCAAGACGGTCGGGAGAAGCGGACGCGAGACATCGCAGCGAAGCGGAGTGCTGATCGGCGTGCAGCGTTCCAGAAGCGGGCGGCGAGCGTGAGCCCGATGGCTGACCCGGAACGAGGCGATCCCCGTGCAGAACTCACGCAGGAGCAGTTAGCGGCGGTGAACAAGCAGTCGATGCGGCTGGCGGAGAAGCTGGATGGCTGGTCGCGAGCAGCGATTGGTCGGCGGCTGGGTGAAGCCGTGGTCGGTGGAAAAGACCTGATGAGCGCGGTCGTCGGGGTGTTCGAGGAGTTACAGACGGCGCCGGGACAGGTGGTCCCCATCGGGAAGCTCGAGGACGTCGATCGCAAAGAGGTGAGCATCGAAGGTACTGTGACGGTACTTTGGGAGCCGTCGAGTGCAGCCATTTCCCAAGTAGGCCTCATCGAGGACGACAGTGGGAAAACGAAGTTCACGAGCTGGAAAGCGTCGGATGCCCCCTGGATCGAAGAGGGTGAGCGCGTTCGGATTCACGGGGCAGCGAAGAACTGGTACAACGGGCGTGTCTCAGTAGCCGTCACTGGATGGTCGACCCTGCATTTCCCTGAGCGCGGCCGCTGGTGGGAATAG